The Falco biarmicus isolate bFalBia1 chromosome 1, bFalBia1.pri, whole genome shotgun sequence DNA segment GCATGCTGCCGCCGGGGCGGCGCTGCCCAGCACGGCCGGGAGCgcgcggccggccccgccgaCGGGGCTGCGGCAGATCCGGCTTCCTGGAGGAGGGGCCGCCGCCcgggcggggcagggccgggccgggccccgcgccgcAGGTGCGGAGCGGCCGGGTCGGGCTACACACGGGGGCCGAGCGCCCCTGGGGTGCCGAGCCCCCGGCCGCGCAGGGAGGCgccccacagccccccgcgCACGCCAGTACAGAGGCTCCGGGCGGGGCCCGGCGCAGGGCCACCGCCTCCCtcgcggcggcagcggggctcGGCAGCGGCTCCACCCGCCCTCGCCCCCACCCCGacgccccggccccgcgctgcccgggCGGCCCCCCCGGCTCAGCTGGCCGGCTTAGGGCGGTAAGGCAGGGCCGCGCCCCCTGGCAGCTGCCGCTGCGGCGCGGCTggcgccggggccgcccgggAGCTGCCGCCGTTCGCCGGTTCAGGCGCGACACGGGGAAGCGCGGCGGGCGTGGAACGGCCCCATCCCCGCCTCGCGGCGGGGCGCCGGCACCGGGCTGTGCCCCGCCGGCCCGCGAgggggcgctgcccgccgcTGCTGCCGGGCCGGCCGGAGGCTCGCGGGTGTCCCCGGCGCGCCGCTTCCGGGCGCCGCGTAGCTTCCGGGTCGCGGCTGGCGGCGGCGATGGCGGGGCTGTCCCGCACGCTCGGCATCTTTGGGGCCTTCGCGGCCGTGGTGGGGGCGGCCTTTTACCCCATCTACTTCcggccgctgctgctgccggagCAGTACAGTGAGTCCCGGCGCGCGGgcagcggggcgcgggggcagtagaggcgcggcgggcgggcccgTCTGTGCCGCCGTGAGCGGTGCGGGGGGCCGGTGCGGGAGCGCGGGCCTGCCCGGGCTCGGGTGTGCTgcgggctgctgctgggccagagGCTGCCGGGTGGGAAAGGCTTTCTGCTCTCTTAAGagatatgtaaaaaaaaaaatttaaaaaatcgTAGTGCTCTTGTTTCCAGTTGTTGGCCAGCATGTGGGGAGAGCAGCCTTTAGCTGTTCTCTGAAGTGATTAAGAGGTTTGAGATGTAGTCACAGAAGTTGTGGTCAGGGGCTGTTACACGTCTGTTGTGAGGACAGgcggggagagctggggctgttcagcctggggaagagatgGCTCCGGGGacaccttactgcagccttcagtacctaaagggggcctacaagaaagatGCAGGCAGGTTTTTTGGCAGGGCCACttgcgataggacaaggggtgatggtTTTAAACCGAAAGGGGgcagattcagactagatataaggaagaaattttttgtaGTTAGGGCGGTGAGAtgctgggacaggttgcccagagagctggtagatgccccatccctgggaacattcagggccaggctggacagggctctgagcaaccagatctagttgaagatgttcattgcaggggggttggactagttgacctttaaaggtcccttccaacctaaacccTTCCATGATTCTATAAATTGTTCCAGTTACgctttcc contains these protein-coding regions:
- the SMIM20 gene encoding small integral membrane protein 20, with the protein product MAGLSRTLGIFGAFAAVVGAAFYPIYFRPLLLPEQYRKEQSINRAGIVQEDIQPAGLKVWSDPFGRK